DNA from Corynebacterium aurimucosum ATCC 700975:
GCGCGAAAAAGCTGTTTATAAACCAGCCCTTGCCCGGCAAATGGCGCAAGCGCAACGTGAGGAACTCACCAGCGGTTCCCATGGTGAACTGCCCGGCGCGCCTGGGCGGCACCATCCCACGTCAGGAGCAGACGCCAACAGTACTGCAACTGACACTATTGACCACGAAGATTAGAACATCACTGTTTCCCTCCCCGATGCATTTAAGGATTCTCTTGTGAGCACCCAGCAGCCTTCTCCTTTTGGCCCAGCGATGAACCCGGAACACCCCATCGCGGACGTTGCGGCAGAGCTTTCCCGAGTCTTTGCGGACGCAGGGTTTAGTGCGGATGGCATCGCAGGCCACCTGGGGCCCGAGTACACCGAAGCCCTGCACCGCGGCGAGCCCGCCGCAGTTGCGCTAGGAGCAGGCGGTGATTCCCGCCTGGACCATCTCATCCGTATCTTCTTGCTGCATGAACACGTGCCAGCCACGCTGTTTTCCGACGTCCTCGGCGCACGCCTAGCTACCCAGCTCATTGATTGCGGTGTCGTGCTTAGCGACGAACACGGCACCGCCTACGTGGCTTATGACATTCGACCGCACATCATCGTGGGCAAGAATCGTGTCGTGTTCTCCGATGTTGATGCATCTCTGGTGGATCACGTCCCCGGCCCCGAGCATGTGTTGGGAGTGGGCTCGGCCAGCCTGTCCTTGTTGCATTCAACGCCAACCACACCGGTGGAATCAGTACTAGATTTGGGCACGGGTTCGGGCGTCCAGGTCCTCGGACAGCTGGATTCTGCGCAACGCATTGTGGCTACCGACGTCCATGAGCGAGCCCTCGAACTAGCCCGCGCCACCGTCCTAACCGCGGAGGCGGAAGACCGCGTTGAGCTACGCCACGGCTCCTGGTACGAACCCGTTGAGAATGAGCGCTTCGACCGCATCGTGGCTAACCCTCCATTCGTGGTTGGCTTGCCCGAAGTGGGCCATGTCTATCGAGACTCCGGCCTCAACCTGGATGGAGCAAGCGAGCTGGTGGTGTCCCAGGCAGTCGAGCATCTCAACCCTGGGGGTACTGCGCACGTACTCGCTGCCTGGGTGCATCAAGGCGAAGAATCATGGCAGCAGCGTGTCGGCTCGTGGCTGCCGGATACCGGCGTTGCCGCATGGATCATTCAGCGCGATGTGGCGGACCCAGCGTTATATGTCTCAACCTGGTTGAGCGATGAATCCGTGGATGTTCGCAGCTCTGAAGGCCAAGAGCGGTCACGCCGGTGGCTGGAGCACTTCCGTAAACATGAGGTCACCGGAATCGGGTTTGGTTTCGTGGCCATCCAGCGCATCGGTGAGGACGAGCCCTCGGATATCTTGGCGGAGACCATGGCGCAGCCAGTTATCGATCCGCTCGGCCCGGAAGTGGAGGAATACTTCGCGCGCGTCGAATGGCTGCGCAACCTGCTGCCGGGTGAATTGGAAACTAAGCATGTGCAGCTGCGCCCCGGGGTGGCCCGTGAGGACGTTGCTCTGCCCGATGGGGACCTGGGCATGGGCTTTGAGCGCGCGGCGCTGCGGCTCAGCCGTACCGATGGCCCCCGCTGGCAGCACGATGTCGATGAACACCTCGCGGCTATTGTCGCCGGGCTTAACCCGAATGGTTTGAGCATCGGTGAAACCATTGAGCTCTATGCCGCCGCGCAGGGTTTTGAAGAAACCGAGTTGGTCAGCGCAGCGCTCCCGGCCATCGTGGACCTTATCCGCCATGGGCTTCTCATCCCGACCGAGCTGCTAGCTTTTAGCAACACTGAGTAGCCTCGCGCCCCCACTAAGAGCCTCTTTCCTCCTTCAATCCCCGCAGACTTCTCATCCGAGAAAGAACTCCTCTACAGAAAGGTTGTGTACTTCCCTGCCATGCGTGCTGTTTTAACCCGCGTTTCTGAAGCCTCTGTCACCGTGGACAACGACGTCGTTGGGTCCATTACCTGCCCCGACACCGGCGGCATCCTGGCACTCATCGGTGTGTCGCGGGAGGACATCGAGGCAGGTGGTGACTTCACCGCTAGCGACGGCCCAACCTTAGAGGAGAGGATGGACACGATGGCGCGCAAGATCGCCGAGCTGCGCATCCTCGAGGGTGAAACCAGCGTGGTCGATAGCGGTGCGCCAGTTCTGGTGGTCAGCCAGTTCACTCTCTACGGACGAACCGCGAAAGGCCGCCGCCCTTCGTGGCCAGATGCGGCCCCAGGAGAAGCCGCGGAGCCAGTGATTCAAGGAGTTGTTGCGCGCCTGCGCGAACGCGGCATCACCGTGGAGGAAGGCCGCTTCGGAGCGATGATGCGCGTCTCCTCGGTCAACGAAGGGCCGTTCACCGTGCTCGTGGAGGTCTAGATGCGGCGTGCCTCCCCCAAAATGGCCTAAAGACTCCTTCTTCCCGTGGGAGTATGAAACTTTTTCGAGCCACGGGAACTAACTGCGCCGAAAGCTCGTTGTAGGAGATGAACCAAGCCGCAACTTAGGAGGCATGAGATGGCCACATCATCCGCTGCTAGCGTCCAGGACGAGGACGGACAGGAAGTTGACCGCGGCTCACGCCGTAACCAGACAAATGACAATCCCTCCGCGGACTTGGTCCGCGTTTATCTCAACGGAATCGGCAAAACTGCGCTGCTGAGTGCTGAGGATGAGGTTGAGCTCGCACAGACCATCGAGGTTGGCCTGTACGCTGAGTACAAGCTCGCGAATGCCGAAAAGTTGACCCGCGCTGAGAAGCGCGACTTGAAGATTTTGGCCCGCGAAGGCAAGAAGGCACGCTCCCACCTATTGGAGGCCAACCTGCGTCTCGTGGTCTCCCTGGCTAAGCGCTATACCGGCCGTGGCATGCCGCTGCTGGACCTCATCCAGGAAGGTAACTTGGGCCTGATCCGTGCGATGGAGAAGTTTGATTATGCCAAGGGCTTCAAGTTCTCCACGTATGCAACGTGGTGGATCCGCCAGGCCATTACCCGCGGCATGGCTGACCAGTCCCGCACTATCCGCCTCCCTGTGCACCTGGTTGAGCAGGTAAATAAGCTTTCCCGCATTAAGCGCGAGATGTACCAGTCCTTGGGCCGCGAGGCCACGAATGAGGAGCTCGCTGAAGAATCCGGAATCGAAGAGTCCAAGATCGAGATGCTGCTGCGCCAATCCCGCGATCCTGTCTCCTTGGACATGCCAGTCGGTACCGATGAGGAAGCCCCGTTGGGTGACTTCATTGAGGATGCCGAGGCAACGGATGCCGAGACCGCAGTAGTGGCCTCCATGCGCCACTCCGATATCCGCTCCGTGATTGGTTCCCTCGAGGAACGCGAACAGGATGTCATCCGCCTGCGCTATGGCTTGGACGATGGCGTCCCGCGTACCCTCGACCAGATTGGCCGCAAGTTCGGCCTCTCTCGTGAGCGCGTTCGCCAAATCGAGCGTGAGGTCATGGCCAAATTGCGCGAGGGCAACCGTGCGGACCGCCTCCGCGAGTACGCTCTCTAAACCTTAACTTCCTTCCTAGTCTTAGCCATCGAGCAATGCCCTTACGGCCCAGTTGACTTATGCTGCTGGGCCGCAGAGGACGTTGCTCGGTGGCTTTTGTTTTCCTCACGGTGGTCCTCAGCCCTCAATGCTTTTAAATCCCGCCCACTCCCCTGCCGGACGCACAGTGCTGCGCGCGCTCAGCTTTCGAAAAATGCGCTATTGTTTAAGATATTCTCTTAATAGACTTCTATTACCGGGCCTAAACCTATGTGGCTACGGACCGCCGACAACGCAGAAAGGTAAGCCCACGTGAGGGACCTAGTTGACACCACGGAAATGTATCTGCGAACCATCTACGAGCTCGAAGAGGAAGGTATTACCCCACTGCGCGCTCGCATTGCAGAGCGTTTAGAGCAGTCCGGACCGACCGTCTCCCAGACCGTGGCCCGGATGGAGCGCGATGGACTTCTCCACGTGCGCACCGACCGCAGCCTTGATCTCACTCAGCAGGGCCGCGAATTGGCTACCAACGTCATGCGCAAACACCGCTTGGCTGAGCGGTTGCTCACGGATGTCCTTGGTCTGGATATCCACAAGGTCCACGACGAGGCCTGCCGGTGGGAACACGTCATGAGCGAAGAGGTGGAAAAGCGAGTCGTCGCGGTGCTGGAGGATTCATCCCGCTCACCTTTCGGCAACCCAATCCCCGGTTTGGGACAGCTGGGTTTGTCTCCGGCAGAGCTCGACTTGGGCACTCGCGCCATCGACCTTCCCACGGGGCAAGAAACCGAGGCCACCATCGTGCAAATCAATGAGGTCTTGCAAGCTGATAATTCCACCTTCCACGACCTGTATGCCTGCGGAATCCAGGTTGGCTCGCACGTCACCGTAGTCAATGAGAGCGGGACGATTAGGCTGACAACAACATCAGGGCATACTGTCGAGCTTGTCGACGACCTCGCTCACGCCATCCGCGTCAAGGAGGACTAAATCCAATGAAACTGTTAGTTACCGGCGGCGCCGGCTATGTCGGCAGCGTATGCGCGGCCGTTCTCGTTGAAAAAGGCCATGATGTCACCATCATCGACAATTTCTCTACCGGCAACCGCGAGGCCATCCCGGAGAAGGCGCGCCTCGTTGAAGGCGACGTAGCCGATGTCGCTCGTGAGGTGTTGTCTGAGGGCGGTTTCGAAGGAGTCTTGCACTTCGCGGCCCGCTCCCTCGTGGGCGAATCTGTGGAGGCCCCAGCTGACTATTGGCAGCACAACGTGGTCACTACGCTAAAGCTGCTCAACGCTATGCGTGAATTCGAGGTCACCAACCTCGTCTTTTCCTCAACCGCTGCCACCTACGGTGAGCCGGCGCAGGTACCGATCACGGAGACGATGCCCACCCAGCCGACGAATCCTTATGGCGCATCGAAGCTTGCCATCGACTACATGATTACCTCTTATGCCCAGGCCTATGGCTTGGGGGCGACTTCCCTGCGCTACTTCAACGTCGCCGGCGCCTACGGCGATATCGGAGAGAACCGCGAGGTAGAAACCCACCTCATTCCGCTTGTCCTGCAGGTAGCGCTGGGACATCGCGAGAAGATTTTCATCTTTGGCGATGACTACGCCACCGCCGATGGCACCGCAGTGCGCGATTACATCCACATTCGCGACTTGGCCGAAGCCCATGTATTGGCGCTGGGGAGCAATTCCGCTGGCACCCACCGCATCTATAACCTCGGCTCCGGGGATGGCTACTCGGTCAAGCAGGTTATTGAGGCCTGCCGCGAAGTCACTGGACACCCCATCCCAGCAGAGCTTGCGCCGCGGCGTGCTGGTGACCCCGCGACGCTCGTGGCTTCCTCAGACAAGATTAAATCCGAGCTCGGATGGAACCCGATCCGCACCGACCTGAAGACCATCGTCACGGATGCTTGGAACTTCACCCGGCAGCTCGGCGAGCGGGCTCATTCCGCTCGGCGCTAAGCGTCTTTTCTGCAGGCTCCTCACCTAGGGCGGTGTCATAAGCCTTGAGCGCCCCTGTATGAATCGAATCACGTATCTTTTCATGCAGGCCATGGCGGTATGCTTGGCACAGCAGCGCGCCGAGGCGGTGGCTGGGAAACTCCTCCGTGACGAGCTGCAATGCTGGTCCGGCAAGGATATCCCACTCCTGCTCCAACTGCGCTAATGCGAAAAGAGTCAGCGCATTCGCCCGCAGCTCCCCACCGAATGTGCGGGCCGCTGCGAGGAGAAGGGTCGCCCCGGTTTCGCCTGACTTTGCGCAGATATCTACCACGAGGTCGCGCGTCCACGTCGTCGCTAGCCACACTGCGCAAGATTCCAGTAGCTTGCTGTCCTGTTCTGCTTCTTCCGCCGATGCCACTTGGTCAAGCGCCCACTGGGCATCCTCAAGAAAGTGATCCAGCAAGTCTTTGCGCTTCTTCCCTTGCGCAACGGCCACCTGCTCGCGAAACCGCGCCGCAGTATCGCGTGCTTGCTGCGCTAAGACTTCGGCTTCCTCGGCGTCGAGGTAGCTATTCCCAGGTGCAAAGACGGCAAAGAAATCCTCCCTGTTTAACTCCGGTACCACATTGTGGTCAACGCAAGAGCGCATCGAAGGGGCGTCGGTCAGCGCCGGTATAGTCCCCTCCACCCACTTCTTCATCGGCCCGCTACCGTCCGCGTTGACTGTTCCATGCAGCAAGACATAAGGCGCATTCTGGGTGATTTCTTGGGCATACCATGCGGCGTCGATCTCTACCCCATCCTCAGCACGGTCCAGGCCATAAAGCCAGTGGGACACTTCCCGCAGTTCGGTGAGAGACTGCTTCGAGATGAGGAAGGCAAAGACGCCTTCGCGGGCATGCTCCGCTAGTAATGGTGCGATATCTGTGATCGCTCCTTGGGCATCCGTGATGTCGACGCGAGCGAGCGGCCCCATGGCTGGGCCGCGTGGAGTGGT
Protein-coding regions in this window:
- a CDS encoding DUF7059 domain-containing protein, with the protein product MNPEHPIADVAAELSRVFADAGFSADGIAGHLGPEYTEALHRGEPAAVALGAGGDSRLDHLIRIFLLHEHVPATLFSDVLGARLATQLIDCGVVLSDEHGTAYVAYDIRPHIIVGKNRVVFSDVDASLVDHVPGPEHVLGVGSASLSLLHSTPTTPVESVLDLGTGSGVQVLGQLDSAQRIVATDVHERALELARATVLTAEAEDRVELRHGSWYEPVENERFDRIVANPPFVVGLPEVGHVYRDSGLNLDGASELVVSQAVEHLNPGGTAHVLAAWVHQGEESWQQRVGSWLPDTGVAAWIIQRDVADPALYVSTWLSDESVDVRSSEGQERSRRWLEHFRKHEVTGIGFGFVAIQRIGEDEPSDILAETMAQPVIDPLGPEVEEYFARVEWLRNLLPGELETKHVQLRPGVAREDVALPDGDLGMGFERAALRLSRTDGPRWQHDVDEHLAAIVAGLNPNGLSIGETIELYAAAQGFEETELVSAALPAIVDLIRHGLLIPTELLAFSNTE
- the dtd gene encoding D-aminoacyl-tRNA deacylase, coding for MRAVLTRVSEASVTVDNDVVGSITCPDTGGILALIGVSREDIEAGGDFTASDGPTLEERMDTMARKIAELRILEGETSVVDSGAPVLVVSQFTLYGRTAKGRRPSWPDAAPGEAAEPVIQGVVARLRERGITVEEGRFGAMMRVSSVNEGPFTVLVEV
- a CDS encoding sigma-70 family RNA polymerase sigma factor, whose protein sequence is MATSSAASVQDEDGQEVDRGSRRNQTNDNPSADLVRVYLNGIGKTALLSAEDEVELAQTIEVGLYAEYKLANAEKLTRAEKRDLKILAREGKKARSHLLEANLRLVVSLAKRYTGRGMPLLDLIQEGNLGLIRAMEKFDYAKGFKFSTYATWWIRQAITRGMADQSRTIRLPVHLVEQVNKLSRIKREMYQSLGREATNEELAEESGIEESKIEMLLRQSRDPVSLDMPVGTDEEAPLGDFIEDAEATDAETAVVASMRHSDIRSVIGSLEEREQDVIRLRYGLDDGVPRTLDQIGRKFGLSRERVRQIEREVMAKLREGNRADRLREYAL
- a CDS encoding metal-dependent transcriptional regulator; amino-acid sequence: MRDLVDTTEMYLRTIYELEEEGITPLRARIAERLEQSGPTVSQTVARMERDGLLHVRTDRSLDLTQQGRELATNVMRKHRLAERLLTDVLGLDIHKVHDEACRWEHVMSEEVEKRVVAVLEDSSRSPFGNPIPGLGQLGLSPAELDLGTRAIDLPTGQETEATIVQINEVLQADNSTFHDLYACGIQVGSHVTVVNESGTIRLTTTSGHTVELVDDLAHAIRVKED
- the galE gene encoding UDP-glucose 4-epimerase GalE; translated protein: MKLLVTGGAGYVGSVCAAVLVEKGHDVTIIDNFSTGNREAIPEKARLVEGDVADVAREVLSEGGFEGVLHFAARSLVGESVEAPADYWQHNVVTTLKLLNAMREFEVTNLVFSSTAATYGEPAQVPITETMPTQPTNPYGASKLAIDYMITSYAQAYGLGATSLRYFNVAGAYGDIGENREVETHLIPLVLQVALGHREKIFIFGDDYATADGTAVRDYIHIRDLAEAHVLALGSNSAGTHRIYNLGSGDGYSVKQVIEACREVTGHPIPAELAPRRAGDPATLVASSDKIKSELGWNPIRTDLKTIVTDAWNFTRQLGERAHSARR
- a CDS encoding DUF4192 domain-containing protein, with protein sequence MNTFSTHTDRTPPITTPGHLLANIPGLLGFYPTESVVFMAIDTTPRGPAMGPLARVDITDAQGAITDIAPLLAEHAREGVFAFLISKQSLTELREVSHWLYGLDRAEDGVEIDAAWYAQEITQNAPYVLLHGTVNADGSGPMKKWVEGTIPALTDAPSMRSCVDHNVVPELNREDFFAVFAPGNSYLDAEEAEVLAQQARDTAARFREQVAVAQGKKRKDLLDHFLEDAQWALDQVASAEEAEQDSKLLESCAVWLATTWTRDLVVDICAKSGETGATLLLAAARTFGGELRANALTLFALAQLEQEWDILAGPALQLVTEEFPSHRLGALLCQAYRHGLHEKIRDSIHTGALKAYDTALGEEPAEKTLSAERNEPARRAAG